From a single Ornithodoros turicata isolate Travis chromosome 8, ASM3712646v1, whole genome shotgun sequence genomic region:
- the LOC135366241 gene encoding uncharacterized protein LOC135366241 produces the protein MASLWPATLLIAVCLASAADVPLEDDVRNGSSPAVPILRRLKRVVCREMEGHWHVEGIRETISNGFSFGKANSYSDTFLLNAYNVSLDLKVSRSDGELWLGLFLGICKGIDDEFQTWPFRTPYTLTIFHPTNKTLDISKTISSFSTATLASFKRPTTGCNVYWGFSELIRVSEVEKQGYIVDNAVSVGVKLNP, from the exons ATGGCGTCCCTTTGGCCTGCGACACTCCTGATCGCCGTATGTCTGGCTTCAGCTGCAGATGTCCCGTTAGAAGACGACGTTAGAAAT GGGTCTTCCCCGGCCGTGCCCATCCTCAGGAGGCTCAAGAGAGTGGTCTGCAGGGAGATGGAGGGGCATTGGCACGTGGAAGGGATTCGTGAAACGATCAGTAACGGCTTCAGCTTTGGAAAAGCCAACAGCTACAGCGATACGTTTCTATTGAACGCTTACAACGTGAGCCTAGATTTGAAAGTGTCTCGCTCTGATGGAGAACTATGGCTTGGACTGTTTCTTGGCATCTGCAAGGGTATCGATGACGAGTTCCAAACATGGCCCTTCAGGACTCCCTACACTCTAACTATCTTCCATCCAACGAACAAGACATTGGACATCTCGAAGACCATCTCGTCATTCTCAACTGCAACGTTGGCTTCCTTCAAGAGACCAACAACCGGTTGCAACGTCTATTGGGGTTTCTCTGAGCTGATACGAGTATCAGAAGTTGAAAAACAAGGATACATAGTGGACAATGCTGTCTCTGTTGGTGTTAAGCTCAATCCGTAA
- the LOC135367216 gene encoding TNF receptor-associated factor 5-like, translating into MASLWIATLLIAVCLASAADVTLEEDVRNVSSPALPVLKRLKRAGCRETEEKWHVEGFREMISEAHRSGKAGKFSHDFTLNGYNAHLKFGLARHDGELWLGLFLGFCKGHTDQLLAWPFRARYALMIVHPTDETLDISNTISSFSTATFGSFKRPTSGCNYPRGFPKLIRVSEVEKKGYVVGNAISVGVKLNP; encoded by the exons ATGGCGTCCCTTTGGATTGCGACACTCCTGATCGCCGTATGTCTGGCTTCAGCTGCAGATGTCACGTTAGAAGAAGACGTTAGAAAT GTATCTTCCCCGGCCTTGCCTGTCCTCAAGAGGCTCAAGAGAGCGGGCTGCAGGGAGACAGAGGAGAAGTGGCACGTGGAAGGGTTTCGTGAAATGATAAGTGAGGCCCACAGATCTGGAAAAGCTGGCAAGTTCAGCCATGACTTTACATTGAACGGGTACAACGCACACCTAAAGTTTGGACTGGCTCGCCATGACGGAGAGCTATGGCTGGGACTGTTTCTTGGCTTCTGCAAGGGTCACACTGACCAGCTTCTCGCATGGCCCTTCAGGGCGCGCTACGCTCTAATGATCGTCCATCCAACGGACGAGACGTTGGACATCTCGAACACCATCTCGTCATTCTCAACTGCAACGTTCGGTTCCTTCAAAAGACCAACATCCGGTTGCAACTATCCACGGGGATTCCCTAAGCTGATACGAGTATCAGAAGTTGAGAAAAAAGGATACGTAGTGGGCAATGCTATATCTGTTGGTGTTAAGCTCAATCCGTAA
- the LOC135367215 gene encoding uncharacterized protein LOC135367215: MASLWIATLLFAVCLASAADVTLEEDVRNRSSPAVPILKRLKRSTCWDTEMSWHVKGIREMISEAYSSGKVDKFSDDFTLNGHYAHLNFKVARHDGELWLELYLGFCKGFVDQRLVWPFRTPYTLTIFHPMDKTLDISNTISSFSSAMFVSFKRPRDGCNKSWGFPKMLRVSEVEKQGYIVDNAISVGVKLNP; the protein is encoded by the exons ATGGCGTCCCTTTGGATTGCGACACTCCTGTTCGCCGTATGTCTGGCTTCAGCTGCAGATGTCACGTTAGAAGAAGACGTTAGAAAT AGATCTTCCCCGGCTGTGCCTATCCTCAAGAGGCTCAAGAGATCGACCTGCTGGGATACAGAAATGAGTTGGCACGTGAAAGGGATTCGCGAAATGATAAGTGAGGCCTACAGCTCTGGAAAGGTCGACAAGTTCAGCGATGACTTTACGCTGAACGGGCACTACGCACACCTAAATTTTAAAGTGGCTCGCCATGATGGAGAACTATGGCTGGAACTGTACCTTGGCTTCTGCAAGGGTTTCGTTGACCAGCGCCTCGTATGGCCCTTCCGGACTCCCTACACTCTAACTATCTTCCATCCAATGGACAAGACATTGGACATCTCGAACACCATCTCGTCATTCTCATCTGCAATGTTCGTTTCCTTCAAGAGACCAAGAGACGGCTGCAACAAGTCATGGGGATTCCCTAAGATGCTACGAGTATCAGAAGTTGAAAAACAAGGATACATAGTGGACAATGCTATCTCTGTTGGTGTTAAGCTCAATCCGTAA